From the Xiphophorus hellerii strain 12219 chromosome 20, Xiphophorus_hellerii-4.1, whole genome shotgun sequence genome, the window AACTGAAGCCAACACTAACAGTGAACTACAGTCCTCTTCATAAAgggacagttttaaaaaatcattaaaatatttcctaCAGCTCATGAGCAGTAGTTTCTGTGGGCCACAATAACTTAAATTAATCTGTTGAGGATGAAGAGATTTATGATTAGTTGTTCTCTCAAAATGTTCTGTACTTGTTTTCAAGTCTGAGCCCACATTTAAGTAACAAACACTTATTGACTATTTGTATGTTATTTGCCATCATGTCTGGCTGTAAATCTCCAAAATACAATCCTGGTACATGACGTACCTTCTGTACTTTTTAGTGCTCTCAGATTGTTGTTGAACAAGCActtgtttgtctgtttgtaaGACTATTTCCTGCCCCAATCTCTCCCGACCTTTTGCCCTTAACACCCAGGCCTTATAATCCACGAAGGATCATCTGTTTACCGGATCTTTAAGCGCTGGCGGGCAGTGAACCAGCAGTGGAAAGTGCTGAATTATGAGAAAACCAAGGATCTGGGCGACTCCATCAGTTCAAGCAGCAAATCCGCCGGTCAAGTCGAAAGGAACTTTTCAAACGGCATCGCGGCCGACGGACGGAGAACGAGTCGACACATCAGGGCTATCCTCACCCACCACTGTGGCTACACTATCCTGCACATCCTCAGCCAGCTGAGGCCCTCGAACCTGCATGGTGCCAACCAGGAGGTGGTCATGAGAGTGACCACGGTGTGAAGTCATGCTACGGTCTTTGAGGAGGAAACAAAAGtgctgataaaataaaatcctaacgTGCCATAAAAAGTACCTGAGACTGAAGTGATAAGATGGGCTCTCAGGTTCGTCCTGAGCCGTGAGGAACCGTCTATTTCTGAAATGTGAGGAAGGCAGACCAGTGGTATGTAGGACTGAGTAAAAACACATGGctggaagaaaaaacatattgatTTCAATTGTCTCCTGGTCTGAATAAGCATGAAAGAAGATAGtcaaaggatgaaaaaaaataacatttccaaattttgtTCAATAACACCTTTTCTGAACGCATTCTTCCCTCCTTCCTTTCTCCCTTCAACATATTGAAAGCCAGCCCACGGCTGAAGTTTCTGTCATAGTCTCATGGTGAAATTTAATGTCGTAGGTTTTACAATGCAGGTAAAGGATACAGAACTTTGGAAAGTCACGtttggaaaagtctggaattaTTCTCCAAAATCCTGggtaaactttttatttataaaccCTGTGACAATTTTTACCATGATAAATGTCTCAAAATGtgatttagactttttttaaaaactttattttatttatataaaaaagaaaaaaaacatgtaaaaacagatattaatattgctccCATCCTTGCCCTCATATACCttcacaaagaaacacaaacccGCACATGCAAGCACTCCTAAAAGATTTAACGGATACAGTTTATGCCCGCCTTCAGAAAAAAGTTGATGTGgcatatttgttcaaatgttttaaactgaTGTCTGTATTAAAGTGTGTGTTGACTGGAGGACAAATATGCCTGTTTCATGTTGTTGTTGGgtttgaaacaaatatttcaagatGGAGAAAACTCTCATCTATTAAAATGCGCAAAAAGCcttaaaagagttttttttaaacctttttttcattACTAAAAGAAATAACGAAAATCAGTCTAACCACTTTTTGTGTCAGCTCAGGTATGACCAGAATTATTTCTGTCTACAGTGTTTTCTTGTGTGACATCATCAAAAAATAGCAAGACATCATAACGTatcagaaagagaaaatgaaccAAATCTGGTTAATTTTTGGATTCAGTTACTAAAAGCCTGAAGCTCCCACTTTCATCTATTCAAACAAGTttatacaaatataaacaacatGGGAATGTTCTGCCATTATACAGTTCAGGGAGGAGACATGTTAATCTGTGCCTCGCAGAATAACATGTTTTGGTGTAAAATGTGTGAAACTGTCCCACCTTTCttccaatgactgctggagacaAACACCAGCCCCTCTGTGACCCTGCAAGGACAGAGACAGTAACTTTTGGAGAAATGCTTTGTTATTTAGTAATTATATTAAGTTGTTATTATTCATTtggattctttttttcattttagtctttaaatcTACACATTTGCTCATGGTCTTATATTTTTGTCTGCCTGATGACATTATAAAGAGTTAAATCAGATGTTATGAGCAGTCTTTGCTTGATTTCCCtttctacaaaatacttttttactcttacttgagttaTTTCTTGGATGCTTACCTTTCACTCTCCCTCTTCCTACGTGAGTGTAATTTTTGCGTTCTCTATTTCCGATGAGAACTTTCACGTCTAAAACGAAAAGCGCCTTCGTCGACGGTGATTCTGACAAACCTGGCAACCCTCACCGGACGCTTTCTGATGACGCCAAAACCTCCGCGACTCCACGCATGCGACAAAACAGGAATCAACCGCTTTCCGTTCGTTGGTTCCGATCCAGAAGTAgcctctttttttgtgtgtgtgtttatctgtGAAAGTTTTGGACTATATTGCGTGCTTGAATCCAGCATGGCTTCTACATCAATGCCGCAGAAGCGCTACTACAGACAGCGAGCCCACGCAAACCCGATGGCGCACCACACGTTTGATTAGTGAGTGAAGTTGCCCCATTAGCCTCTTTACTCGCCACAACATTCATTGTGTGATTTAACTGCGCAGTACCACatgtgctttttcttcttttctattccGATTGAACGTACAGGACTGTGAGTCTCTTTAGTGGAGCAAAAAAACTACTGTTGTTTACAGACAATTAGGGGGGTTAAAGAGGCATAAAATAACCAAATCTCTTTTAATTGGGAGGCTGTGGCTCTTCAACTTGTCACATAGTATTGTAtcaaaaatgaaatggaaaaaaaaaaaagaatgacgCTATAATCCCTAAAACTAATATTGTGTTGATTTAACTCCAGCATTCAGTCTTCGTGGGTCATCAATTATTGTGACTTTACATATAATTAGCTATTTTCCAATTATTTCGGTGTCTGTCGattcatttctgatttttagGGTCACAATTCGATGCAGAAAcgatttttaattcaaaaaccaatttttctgttcaaatggTCAagagattctgtttaaattatgtgacaagaaaatacaatgttttgaacattttgtattACAGAACAAAGagtatatttatttcaaacaattaCATAAGGTTCCTTACTGTGTCCAATTCCATCAgtttatattaaacaaaaatagatttgtaTGTTATATTCTGTAACTTAAATGACCAGTATTAGGTTAGTTTAACTGTCTGGCTTTTTCTTaactacaataaaaataatctaaatacaTATGGTGGGCGAAACGGTCTTCTACGGTGGCCCAGTGGGTGCGTAGTGCGATATGACAATACTCACAAATAGAAGCAATAGAGACGTACAACTTAAaggtattttaaaatcaaattttgagcattttgatttattttgatgtaagttacatttaagAGCAAATAAGTTTTTAGataatttattgtaatattatttttttacattttaattaggttgtgtgcactttgaaatgcatatttttatattctctgattaatattttgtaatttattgacaTAACGTGCACATTCCCAATTCCTCTGAAGCAACAAGAAGagccttttgtctttttttaggTCCTGTCTGTTTATCCATCAGATTTATTGATCCAGTTGCATCATCTTAGTGGTTACTTCATCACACAGTTCGCTAACCTTATAGACAATTCAATGCTCCTGATTAACTTTACAGAATTTTTGGACTTGCTCCCTAGTATTGAATATTGGTCATTGTCAGAGATAGTGAAGAGAAGAGGACCTGCGATGTGTAGCATTTTCAGCTTTGTGCTGCATTTTGAAGTTCTGAAGTCACCCGAGTCTGGGAAACCTCTTTTAATATTCCTTTCATAAAACCTATAATGTTAGTTTGGAGAAATAATTGTGATCTTATTAGGATTTTCTGTAGCTGACcatgttttcctcctcctctccagcCCAGTGTGTCCTGAAGAAATGGACTGGTCCAAGCTTTATCCAGAACTCATACCTGGGCCCTCGTCAGAGACGGAGGCCCCTAAAGTCGAGTTTGCAGACATTGGCTGTGGATACGGAGGTCTTCTGGGTAAATGGGTCGCTGATGTGAAAGCCGGCGCTTTTCTCTGCTATAAAATAGTTCTGTATTGATCCaaggtttgtgtttctgtcttcatcctttcttcttctccttttgcCAGTGGAGTTATCTCCACTGTTCCCAGATAAGCTCATGTTGGGCTTGGAGATCAGAGTAAAAGTATCGGATTACGTGCAGGACCGCATTCGGTCTCTGCGTGAGAAGAACCCGGGAAGCTACCAGAACATCGCGTGCCTCCGCAGCAACGCAATGAAGTACCTCCCCAACTTTTTCTTCAAAGGACAGGTAGATTAACCTCTATGgattttttattggattttgtAAATCAGAGACAAAAAAGTGAGAGAAAGGGAAGAAAAGAGGCGAAGACTAGTTATTTTAACacaatttgtatttatttatgtatttattattcaCATGTTTAAGTTTTGTGTCGGTTTTCAAAAGTCTTTATTTGTCAGTCGATTGATGAATCGTCAGGCTCTTCAACCAGTCAGATATTATTGGTTTACATCTCACACAGAGTTGGGTGAGAATCAGTAGCTTTGTTTCTCTTAGTCATATACAGACCTTGTTTGAGCCATTTTCTATGACCTACTTTTTTATAACTTAGTcactttttattaaacaaacacattgtAGGGGATATAAAAAATCATGGAATTAATTTTTGGCTGGGTAAATAATTTTACACAACAAATGTCagatcagaaaaacaaaaaacatcaaatctacGCAGAAATATACAGTCAGATCATGCAGATAGATTCAATTAGTcaattacatacatttaaatttgattctAGTAAATGAACAATGCAGTTCATAATTCAAATTAGTAGAAAGGCTAATTTCTCAGGAAACCCACTCTTCCCAAAtgagcatttttacaacataaTTTCGTCATCATGCGAAATCTGATCTGTTTTATGAAATTTATCAGTCCCTCCTGCATCCACCCATCATGATCCTTCCACCCCTTTAATTCACCGCTGGGTTCTCTGACTTGCAAACTTCCCTCTTTTTCCTCTAAATGTAGCACTTTTGGGTTCGTCAGACCACAGGACTCATCTCCCAGAATCAAAGGATTCATCCCTTCTACATTTACAAACTATAATCTGGCTTTTATGCTTCCTCCTCACTCAGCCTATCTTAGTGCAGCACCTGTTGCTCTAATAAATTTCTCATCAGCTTCAGCCAGCATCTTCTAAAGATGTTCCTTAAATTACATCCATGTATGTATCTCTGCTTGTGAATGAGCCCATCATAGGGTTCAAAAAGCCAAGACTTTGTCTGACCTTTCTCAAATTGTTTAAAGGCATAATCTTAGTTTACTTAATGCAGTAAAGATATATGTAAAGatgtctctttctctttttattctgtgaatatatttatatttaagctagtcagaaaaatattttagatgtgtttCTAAAAAAGCACCAGATTTCAAAACCTCAACAGTTGTTAGTCCATGTAAGGTAAATGTGTCACATTTTAATCCATGAAAGCCCAACAGTCACCATGAGATGAAGAGAAACCAGTTAGGATGTTCAGGAAGAGAGCTGCTGTTGATAACAGCAACACAGTTTACTGGTAAATTTACATTGTAAAACTATTTCAAAGTTCTAGAAAACAAGTGTGGGTGTAACAATGAATAAAACCCACAAGACAAGTTCATGAGAACAAGAGATTTTGCTTTaaggaaaattttaaatgcaaatggtCCTTTATTCCGCAAGATTTTGCCCCAAACTggattctttctttcttttatctcTTCAACATTTCCAATTTCCCACcttaaacctaaaaaaaaggACAACTTTTCTGTAAAGAAGACACACTGATCCCCATTTTAGCTGTTCACCTTACTGATTATTGCACTGACTAAAGCCCAGGCCATGTGTTTCATAAAAAGGTGCTTCGTTTATCTTTAACAGATGGAGTTAATGAAATTCTGCAGATTATTTAATACATGTAGGAATTTTACAACAATGGGTTCACTGACTGGGGAAGGACATTGTGTCGGCTCGGTGCAGAGGCTGTTCACATTAAATACTGTAATCTAGGACCTGTTTGAACTTGCATTAGATTACACCGTGTGCTTTGTGTGCGAGGGGGGATAAATTAGCTAACCTAGATAAAACAACTTTTCACCTTAAATGCCCCCTGACTGGGTATAAACTCGGAAATGAGCGCACGTACAGAAGAGCTGTAAAAGTGTGACGTATGTGTAATTTACATCATGAAGGTGTTTCATATAAAAGTGCACACACGGAATCAATCTGCTGTGACTTTGCCATGCTGGTTAGGTTAAATCAGAATGATGTGAGCTTTAATTGTGCTTCCAGACAGGAGACGCTGTGCCAAACCGAGATTTGAAGCGCTTTAAATGAATTCACATAAACTGAAAGGATAGGGAGAGACTGGTTTTACTTTAGGTGAAGACAAAGACAAGCTGTGTGAAAGTAGTCTTAACCCTTGACctcttttcacatttctttttttgaaatttCGCTTTCATTGGGAATTTATTCGTTAGACCTTAATAAAAGACTCACAAATTGCCGACTGGCACAAAAAAGGATGACttgatttaagaaaaatacaacaaaaactgagaaatatgcagttcatttgtattcaacccccTTTTCATCTTATActtggtggtggcagcgtcatgctgtgggaatgctttctTTCAACTGGAGcggcaaaaacattttatagtttattgGAAGATAGATGGAATCCAACTAGGGCTGGATAATAAATCAGTAACAATATGTGTCGTAACattatcaatatcaatagaaaatacatctgatagaatattctaGGGGTGTCCAATGTGtggcctgggggccatttgtggcccttggtcTGATTTTGTGCGACCCCCAATTTCAATTCAAAAGTGATACAAATTTGTCCTGCAGATAAAGACTTTTAGTTTGTAACCAGGGTAAAAAAATGTtaccaacataattttcttacacaggaaaatataaagtaaaacacaaagtatttgtgtttttataatcaAGTTCTAACAAGAGATAAAACcaagagacttttactgaaaagtaaaGAATTTTGATGcacccaaatcagcttttattctttcttaaatgtggctaaatatagcaaacgttttgaaagaaaatgacccAAGTTCTGTTCTTATTACTGACAATAAATTTATTACATCGAgcccaaaagaaactgaaaactacaTGTCTTGCGCGCAAAATCTGCTGTGTCATATTACCTTCTacaattttccacaaaaaaatttgaaaatttctgaatttcaaacgTCAAAATTTCAAGTTTTCTCAAAGATTTCTGTGATTAAccacaaaatttctgagtttttggcagaaatttactccctttttttctatctacacaGGCCCTGATACACCGTCATAAAAATCCTTTTCAAGTTTTGGATCTATAATAAACATCGGGCTactttatttatcttatttacTATTTTTTGGCTCTCGACTACTTTTGAGTCCACAACTTCGATCCAcatggcaaaaagtttggacacccctggaaTATTCAGTGAAATCCGATCCAGAAGCTCACAGCATTTTGGGAGATGtagcagaggaaaggctttgtCTGCTCAATGCTAGTGGCAttaactcactcactctgttgttacctagcaacagcctgttgagtaacttgtgcagcagcggtttaaggttttgccaccGTGTCTCCTAACTGTATAAATATCAAAGTCAAAGGGTTTAGTGAAAACTATGGAtaagcaggaagtgtaatgctATCAGTATTcctgatatttaaaacaaaaaacgaatcaataattattgatttcgACCGATATGAAACActtatattgtgatacatttttcagccctATTGTTCAGCCATAAATCCAACTGTGTGTTCGTCCATGTTAGGACTTTCCATCCAGTGAAAGAGATTAAAAATATGGGAAAGACTGTAAAGCATTTAAAGGGGTTTCTACAAAGAGGTGATTGCAGGGGCTAACAATGCTGAAAAGTcttgaactttttgtttcttaagCGCAATTCACATGGGGTAAACATTATCTGGGGACcacatatattaaataaatgactCACCTATATCTTCGATTTACGTGGCACAGGATAACCAAAGCCTGAGATTTTGCTGACGTTAGCTGTTTTGCGTCAACTCTGGGAATGACGCGAGTTAATGAAACAACTTTTCAGGCTACTGGGTGCTGTGTTGCTGCTAGCGCTAGCCAATAACAGAAGGCTTCAAACAGAGGATATGCATGATGTGAGCCATCATTTTGCATCTGATTTTGCttcatccttttctttttgatgCCATGTGTTTTGGGACGACAGGGTTTTGCTGGCCCAGACCCAAACGGTTTTCAGTGCACTCCAATGCAGCCTCCATTCTTAAAGCGCGTTTTGGATCCCGCCCACTTCTGTCCAAATCACAGCGATGCCtatttagacttagacttagacttgtactttattgatcctttgggaagactccctcaggaaattgaagttaccagcagctcccaggcaaaaaacaaagataacacacagtaagcaaaagtgcaaaagaatacaaaatacaaattaaatactaaggtacacaccaaatgtgagtaaacaaaaccttaaattatgcaagaaaaaccttaaattatgcaagaaacaaggaataagaatatagaatataagaatataagtaaatataaatacaacacaaaaaaaatataagaattggcggatagattgaccagtgatatcgtattgcactatgtggtttgacctgataagtatggagaaaaatacaaggggtcactactccttccaccctctgtcctgtgtcacctcccccccccacccccccaatgaggaattgtacagtctgaaggcatgggggacaaaagagtttttaaatctattggtccggcacttgggaagcagcagtctgtcactgaacaggctcctctggctgctgatTTGCATTGGATTAGTGTTTTCACGTGACTTCGTAGTTCAGCAAAATATAATTGGTAATTTGAGAGGAAAGTTTTACTTTACAAATGACTGACATGGCCGATTCACACCGGATTAACAACACTGACGATCTCCCTCATTATTACAAACAGCATGTGGTTCCTAGGTAAAACTAATCCCATCAGAAAAGGGCTTCAGATGACTCAGTTTGGAAAATCCCAGACGATGATGTCACGGCTTTGTAAGCTTCACAACATTTGAATTAATTGGGGAACATCTGTGGATGCACTTTAAAATAACACCTCAAACACTCTGCTGCCTTGTGTCACAGCATCgtgacattaaaacagaaaagttataAGACAGAGGACTGTGGACCTTCACAAGTCTGATTCATCCTTGTTTACAATCAGACGCTTGAAGCTGaaacatgtacagtatgtgttcAGATAATTATAATCTAGTATAAATAGCATGGGAATGTCCTGCTGTCGTACTGTTTAAGAAGGAGACGGATTCTGTGACCCAGTAATGAACTTGTTTCAGTGTAAAATAGGCAAATCAACCCCAGAACGAAAGCAGAAGACCTTGTGAAGATGTTTGCTGAAGCTGGGAAGATAGCAGGGCTGCAAcgattgcagttttttggccGATTCCCGATTACCGacctttaaaaagcctgacctgcttgttctgattttggccgatattgattcttttgtctgaaatgttgctaaatatagcaagaaagtcactgagttggtaacagtggggtgactattgttaactgcacaCATGACCTGACCTCAAACCTCTCTGAATGGAGAGCAGAaaaggacagtggctgattcttagacctttgctgaggtagataagcTTCATGTAAGTATGAAGCTTAGGAATCGGTGATCCCAAAATCACTGATCTTCCAAAATTACGGAAATGGATGCCGATGAATTGTCTGGCCAATAAATCGGTGCATTCCCAAAAAAGAGTGTCAATATCCTCAGTGAAACATGTCCTGTACTGACGTGGACTGTAAGGCCGCTCAGAGAAAAAGAAGCCATtactaaaacatttacataataAACTAGAAGTTCTCTGTCCCGGACGTCTTTTGTTGCAAAGTGTTAGTCAAATGAAAGCAAGAAACCTTGTGAAAATGGCTGAAGCTCATCAGAGGGTCATTATCTAAACAAGTCATGTGCAGACATGGACCGAAAGACAACTCGGAGAGGGAGAAGTCAGATTACCTTAGATCTTAATTTTTGGAGACTCATCCTGTCATCCAATGAAacataaatgtaatgtttgggggaaaaaaatgttataaatatatCAGTTCGGGAATCATTCGtaaagtcatttaaatgttCCTCAGAGGAACAACCGCTGCATCTTTTATCGTTAGTTTTCTGTGCAGCTCATAATTAGCATAAACAAGAACGAAGAGAGGACCACCCAGATCAAATGTTGGGCATGTAGCGCCACTGTCTCTCACACGCATGAGCCGGCTTATTCCAAAAAGCCGaaacagttttctcttttcacctctctggtttgttttgtaccctaaaaatgatttgaagtATTGAGGTTTTTCCATCTTCCATCAGCAGCTCGGAGCCCCTGAGGCTGCTGCTGTTCCCGGTGATTATCCCCACATCTTTCTGCCTGTACcagatgttatttattttaactaataaaaagtgactggagttattttttttctttaatatatcaGCCAGACTAATATCAGTGGTGCCTGCACTTGAGCGACCGTCGAAGACAAACATGGGGAAGTTTgtggtagaaagaaaaaaacgtcGAGGAGGGAAATTCCAGTCTTGCAGAGTTTAAACTCCGACTACAGAATATTATGAAATGTTATGTTCGACAGAGAACTCAGAAGCTTTTCTGGTCCACGTGTTTTGTTCttcactttaaatgtaaattttaaatgaagggagtaaaaacactttatttctaaatattggCGAACTGTTGACGGAAATTTCCCAAATTCTTTGTTTGGCCAACACAAATGActtattttctctgtgtgtgcttGACTAATTGTTCCCACTGTTTGTCTTGTAGCTCAGTAAGATGTTCTTCCTGTTCCCTGACCCTCATTTCAAGAAGACCAAGCACAAATGGAGGATTGTTAGCCCCACGTTGTTAGCAGAATACGCCTACACACTCAGGATCGGGGTACGTTTGAGCGCTACTTGTGTGCAGAATAACATAAACATTAAGAAATGATTGGATACTGTTGAaatctttttgcattttagtaTATGTTGAATTGCCTACTGAGTACAGCTTTACATCTGCATctgaataaatcagaatatcatcaaaaattcattttatttcattgattCAGTCATTTACATCTTCCACAGGGAGGGCAGGcctaaaaaagtaa encodes:
- the mettl1 gene encoding tRNA (guanine-N(7)-)-methyltransferase isoform X1, with amino-acid sequence MTPKPPRLHACDKTGINRFPFVGSDPEVASFFVCVFICESFGLYCVLESSMASTSMPQKRYYRQRAHANPMAHHTFDYPVCPEEMDWSKLYPELIPGPSSETEAPKVEFADIGCGYGGLLVELSPLFPDKLMLGLEIRVKVSDYVQDRIRSLREKNPGSYQNIACLRSNAMKYLPNFFFKGQLSKMFFLFPDPHFKKTKHKWRIVSPTLLAEYAYTLRIGGLVYTITDVEEVHLWMVKHFSEHPLFARVPEEDLVDDVIISRLSSCTEEGKKVQRNGGKTYLAVFRRIEDPL
- the mettl1 gene encoding tRNA (guanine-N(7)-)-methyltransferase isoform X2, with amino-acid sequence MTPKPPRLHACDKTGINRFPFVGSDPEVASFFVCVFICESFGLYCVLESSMASTSMPQKRYYRQRAHANPMAHHTFDYPVCPEEMDWSKLYPELIPGPSSETEAPKVEFADIGCGYGGLLVELSPLFPDKLMLGLEIRVKVSDYVQDRIRSLREKNPGSYQNIACLRSNAMKYLPNFFFKGQGLVYTITDVEEVHLWMVKHFSEHPLFARVPEEDLVDDVIISRLSSCTEEGKKVQRNGGKTYLAVFRRIEDPL